The proteins below are encoded in one region of Syngnathus acus chromosome 2, fSynAcu1.2, whole genome shotgun sequence:
- the LOC119119743 gene encoding F-box only protein 6-like gives MGATQSSDSVPQSPSPVSTVPEGSVPLDVLEEIFLKLPPQQVVLICRLVCRQWRDVADSQSLWRERCRREGHRLLAASRVPRDWRLFYFLCKKKRNLLKNPRAEDQMRGWQISENGGDHWKVEGVLVAHPNESVKNNFVTSYGMCSKSQLIDLESEGYSASFMDRIQPHIRIADWYAPRWDCGCQYKIHVDLLNQRKKPIESFSPDEIYFQQWNDGKWKQITHLFHNYGPGVRYIRFVHGGKDTQFWAGWYGIRLTDSCVEICPAMET, from the exons GTGCCCGAG GGCTCTGTTCCTCTGGATGTCCTGGAAGAGATCTTCTTGAAGCTCCCCCCTCAGCAGGTGGTCCTGATTTGTCGCTTAGTGTGCCGTCAATGGAGAGACGTCGCCGACAGCCAGTCCTTATGGAGAGAGCGATGCCGTCGGGAAGGCCACCGGCTCCTCGCCGCGTCCAGAGTCCCCCGAGACTGGCGCTTGTTTTACTTCTTGTGCAAGAAGAAACGAAATCTTCTCAAGAACCCGCGGGCTGAAG ATCAGATGAGAGGTTGGCAGATCTCGGAGAACGGCGGCGACCACTGGAAGGTCGAGGGTGTCTTGGTGGCGCACCCAAACGAAAGCGTCAAGAACAACTTTGTGACTTCGTACGG CATGTGCAGCAAGTCCCAGCTGATTGATCTGGAGTCGGAAGGTTACAGCGCATCCTTCATGGACCGCATCCAGCCGCACATCAGAATAGCCGACTG GTATGCCCCTCGATGGGACTGCGGCTGTCAATACAAGATCCACGTGGATCTGCTAAATCAAAGGAAGAAGCCAATTGAGAGCTTTTCCCCCGACGAGATTTATTTTCAGCAATGGAACGATGGCAAATGGAAGCAG ATCACACACTTGTTCCACAACTATGGGCCAGGAGTGAGATACATCCGCTTCGTCCACGGCGGCAAGGACACCCAGTTCTGGGCCGGGTGGTACGGAATCCGCCTTACGGACAGCTGCGTTGAGATATGTCCCGCCATGGAAACCTAG
- the mfsd4ab gene encoding major facilitator superfamily domain-containing protein 4B isoform X1: protein MFVDERIVTLFKRNAHHTLTYWSLFFSFGLSIAFLGPTIKDLQCQTKSTLSQITWVFFSQQFCLLIGSSVGGIFKRTLFSALSALLVSTLLISVIFAVIPWCTQVLTLAVAMAVSGLAMGVIDTIANIQLVSIYQKDSAVFLQALHFFIGFGALVSPLIADPFLSEHCGNSAGNSAGNSTGNSTGNSTGNVTELTHHFRNTLINSPVAEHNGGEAAAAAAAAGSGVHYAFWIMALINLPVPLAVLFLMYRERLIPCCPGAAPHLLDKDELAMENRQGARAAEPPAPQAGGHGNIFSCCQNDNLRGLPLSFFMIHILGGMVLFMSDGIVGAYAGFVFTYATKPPIGLVPKAAGYLPSIFWAAITAGRLLSIPLSYRFPVVRLLIFNLAGTIVTVLLLLILPNSRAMLYVGTCLCGLFLSSIFPCMLAYTEDILDYQGCATSVLVTSAGMGEMVMTVLVGSIIETNGSYSFLLCGVIIASLGLLIFLALLFFHRLHRNYLTGTTRKSAMVEEETPGASGSPAAEPNEEAQKS, encoded by the exons ATGTTTGTGGACGAGCGCATCGTGACTCTGTTCAAGAGGAACGCGCATCACACCTTGACTTACTGGAGCCTTTTCTTCAGCTTTGGGCTGAGCATCGCTTTTCTCGGGCCCACCATTAAGGACCTGCAGTGTCAAACCAAGTCCACGCTGAGCCAGATCACCTGGGTCTTCTTCTCCCAGCAGTTCTGCTTGCTGATCGGCAGCTCGGTGGGCGGCATCTTCAAGAGGAC GTTGTTCAGCGCGCTGTCCGCTTTGTTGGTGTCGACGCTCCTCATCTCGGTCATTTTCGCCGTCATCCCTTGGTGCACCCAAGTCCTGACGCTGGCCGTGGCCATGGCCGTGTCCGGCTTGGCCATGGGAGTCATCGACACCATCGCCAACATCCAACTGGTCAGCATCTACCAGAAGGACTCGGCCGTTTTCCTGCAG GCTCTCCATTTCTTCATCGGCTTCGGCGCCCTGGTGAGCCCCCTGATCGCCGACCCCTTCCTGTCGGAGCACTGCGGCAACAGCGCCGGCAACAGCGCCGGCAACAGCACCGGCAACAGCACCGGCAACAGCACCGGCAACGTGACCGAGTTGACGCATCACTTCAGAAACACGCTGATAAACAGCCCCGTTGCCGAGCACAACGGAGgggaggcggcggcagcggcggcggcagcggggTCCGGTGTGCACTACGCCTTCTGGATCATGGCTCTTATCAAT CTGCCCGTGCCCCTGGCCGTGCTCTTCCTGATGTATCGCGAGCGGCTGATCCCGTGCTGCCCCGGCGCCGCGCCGCATCTGCTGGACAAAGACGAACTGGCCATGGAGAACCGGCAGGGAGCCCGAGCCGCCGAGCCGCCGGCGCCCCAGGCTGGAG GTCACGGGAATATCTTCAGCTGCTGTCAGAATGATAACCTGCGTGGCCTGCCGCTATCCTTCTTCATGATTCACATCCTGGGCGGGATGGTGCTCTTCATGAGCGATGGCATTGTG ggCGCCTATGCCGGCTTTGTCTTCACGTATGCCACCAAGCCGCCCATTGGTCTCGTCCCTAAGGCAGCCGGCTACTTACCCAGCATTTTCTGGGCGGCCATCACGGCAGGTCGGCTGCTCTCCATCCCTCTCTCGTACCGTTTCCCAGTGGTGAGACTGCTCATCTTCAACCTG GCGGGCACAATCGTCACCgtcttgctgctgctgatccTCCCCAACAGTAGAGCAATGTTGTACGTCGGCACCTGTTTGTGTGGGCTTTTTCTCAGCAGCATCTTCCCGTGCATGCTGGCCTACACCGAGGACATCCTCGATTACCAGG GATGCGCTACCTCGGTGCTGGTGACCAGCGCGGGAATGGGAGAGATGGTCATGACGGTTCTGGTGGGCTCT ATTATCGAGACGAACGGCAGCTACAGCTTTCTTCTGTGTGGCGTGATTATCGCCAGCCTTGGGTTGCTCATTTTTCTGGCGCTGCTCTTCTTCCATCGGCTGCACAGAAACTACCTCACAG GAACGACAAGAAAATCGGCCATGGTGGAGGAAGAAACGCCAGGAGCGAGTGGCTCGCCCGCAGCTGAGCCAAACGAGGAGGCGCAGAAGAGCTGA
- the mfsd4ab gene encoding major facilitator superfamily domain-containing protein 4B isoform X3, which produces MFVDERIVTLFKRNAHHTLTYWSLFFSFGLSIAFLGPTIKDLQCQTKSTLSQITWVFFSQQFCLLIGSSVGGIFKRTLFSALSALLVSTLLISVIFAVIPWCTQVLTLAVAMAVSGLAMGVIDTIANIQLVSIYQKDSAVFLQALHFFIGFGALVSPLIADPFLSEHCGNSTGNVTELTHHFRNTLINSPVAEHNGGEAAAAAAAAGSGVHYAFWIMALINLPVPLAVLFLMYRERLIPCCPGAAPHLLDKDELAMENRQGARAAEPPAPQAGGHGNIFSCCQNDNLRGLPLSFFMIHILGGMVLFMSDGIVGAYAGFVFTYATKPPIGLVPKAAGYLPSIFWAAITAGRLLSIPLSYRFPVVRLLIFNLAGTIVTVLLLLILPNSRAMLYVGTCLCGLFLSSIFPCMLAYTEDILDYQGCATSVLVTSAGMGEMVMTVLVGSIIETNGSYSFLLCGVIIASLGLLIFLALLFFHRLHRNYLTGTTRKSAMVEEETPGASGSPAAEPNEEAQKS; this is translated from the exons ATGTTTGTGGACGAGCGCATCGTGACTCTGTTCAAGAGGAACGCGCATCACACCTTGACTTACTGGAGCCTTTTCTTCAGCTTTGGGCTGAGCATCGCTTTTCTCGGGCCCACCATTAAGGACCTGCAGTGTCAAACCAAGTCCACGCTGAGCCAGATCACCTGGGTCTTCTTCTCCCAGCAGTTCTGCTTGCTGATCGGCAGCTCGGTGGGCGGCATCTTCAAGAGGAC GTTGTTCAGCGCGCTGTCCGCTTTGTTGGTGTCGACGCTCCTCATCTCGGTCATTTTCGCCGTCATCCCTTGGTGCACCCAAGTCCTGACGCTGGCCGTGGCCATGGCCGTGTCCGGCTTGGCCATGGGAGTCATCGACACCATCGCCAACATCCAACTGGTCAGCATCTACCAGAAGGACTCGGCCGTTTTCCTGCAG GCTCTCCATTTCTTCATCGGCTTCGGCGCCCTGGTGAGCCCCCTGATCGCCGACCCCTTCCTGTCGGAGCACTG CGGCAACAGCACCGGCAACGTGACCGAGTTGACGCATCACTTCAGAAACACGCTGATAAACAGCCCCGTTGCCGAGCACAACGGAGgggaggcggcggcagcggcggcggcagcggggTCCGGTGTGCACTACGCCTTCTGGATCATGGCTCTTATCAAT CTGCCCGTGCCCCTGGCCGTGCTCTTCCTGATGTATCGCGAGCGGCTGATCCCGTGCTGCCCCGGCGCCGCGCCGCATCTGCTGGACAAAGACGAACTGGCCATGGAGAACCGGCAGGGAGCCCGAGCCGCCGAGCCGCCGGCGCCCCAGGCTGGAG GTCACGGGAATATCTTCAGCTGCTGTCAGAATGATAACCTGCGTGGCCTGCCGCTATCCTTCTTCATGATTCACATCCTGGGCGGGATGGTGCTCTTCATGAGCGATGGCATTGTG ggCGCCTATGCCGGCTTTGTCTTCACGTATGCCACCAAGCCGCCCATTGGTCTCGTCCCTAAGGCAGCCGGCTACTTACCCAGCATTTTCTGGGCGGCCATCACGGCAGGTCGGCTGCTCTCCATCCCTCTCTCGTACCGTTTCCCAGTGGTGAGACTGCTCATCTTCAACCTG GCGGGCACAATCGTCACCgtcttgctgctgctgatccTCCCCAACAGTAGAGCAATGTTGTACGTCGGCACCTGTTTGTGTGGGCTTTTTCTCAGCAGCATCTTCCCGTGCATGCTGGCCTACACCGAGGACATCCTCGATTACCAGG GATGCGCTACCTCGGTGCTGGTGACCAGCGCGGGAATGGGAGAGATGGTCATGACGGTTCTGGTGGGCTCT ATTATCGAGACGAACGGCAGCTACAGCTTTCTTCTGTGTGGCGTGATTATCGCCAGCCTTGGGTTGCTCATTTTTCTGGCGCTGCTCTTCTTCCATCGGCTGCACAGAAACTACCTCACAG GAACGACAAGAAAATCGGCCATGGTGGAGGAAGAAACGCCAGGAGCGAGTGGCTCGCCCGCAGCTGAGCCAAACGAGGAGGCGCAGAAGAGCTGA
- the mfsd4ab gene encoding major facilitator superfamily domain-containing protein 4B isoform X2, with protein MFVDERIVTLFKRNAHHTLTYWSLFFSFGLSIAFLGPTIKDLQCQTKSTLSQITWVFFSQQFCLLIGSSVGGIFKRTLFSALSALLVSTLLISVIFAVIPWCTQVLTLAVAMAVSGLAMGVIDTIANIQLVSIYQKDSAVFLQALHFFIGFGALVSPLIADPFLSEHCGNSAGNSAGNSTGNSTGNSTGNVTELTHHFRNTLINSPVAEHNGGEAAAAAAAAGSGVHYAFWIMALINLPVPLAVLFLMYRERLIPCCPGAAPHLLDKDELAMENRQGARAAEPPAPQAGGHGNIFSCCQNDNLRGLPLSFFMIHILGGMVLFMSDGIVGAYAGFVFTYATKPPIGLVPKAAGYLPSIFWAAITAGRLLSIPLSYRFPVVRLLIFNLAGTIVTVLLLLILPNSRAMLYVGTCLCGLFLSSIFPCMLAYTEDILDYQGTPETTMRYLGAGDQRGNGRDGHDGSGGLYYRDERQLQLSSVWRDYRQPWVAHFSGAALLPSAAQKLPHRNDKKIGHGGGRNARSEWLARS; from the exons ATGTTTGTGGACGAGCGCATCGTGACTCTGTTCAAGAGGAACGCGCATCACACCTTGACTTACTGGAGCCTTTTCTTCAGCTTTGGGCTGAGCATCGCTTTTCTCGGGCCCACCATTAAGGACCTGCAGTGTCAAACCAAGTCCACGCTGAGCCAGATCACCTGGGTCTTCTTCTCCCAGCAGTTCTGCTTGCTGATCGGCAGCTCGGTGGGCGGCATCTTCAAGAGGAC GTTGTTCAGCGCGCTGTCCGCTTTGTTGGTGTCGACGCTCCTCATCTCGGTCATTTTCGCCGTCATCCCTTGGTGCACCCAAGTCCTGACGCTGGCCGTGGCCATGGCCGTGTCCGGCTTGGCCATGGGAGTCATCGACACCATCGCCAACATCCAACTGGTCAGCATCTACCAGAAGGACTCGGCCGTTTTCCTGCAG GCTCTCCATTTCTTCATCGGCTTCGGCGCCCTGGTGAGCCCCCTGATCGCCGACCCCTTCCTGTCGGAGCACTGCGGCAACAGCGCCGGCAACAGCGCCGGCAACAGCACCGGCAACAGCACCGGCAACAGCACCGGCAACGTGACCGAGTTGACGCATCACTTCAGAAACACGCTGATAAACAGCCCCGTTGCCGAGCACAACGGAGgggaggcggcggcagcggcggcggcagcggggTCCGGTGTGCACTACGCCTTCTGGATCATGGCTCTTATCAAT CTGCCCGTGCCCCTGGCCGTGCTCTTCCTGATGTATCGCGAGCGGCTGATCCCGTGCTGCCCCGGCGCCGCGCCGCATCTGCTGGACAAAGACGAACTGGCCATGGAGAACCGGCAGGGAGCCCGAGCCGCCGAGCCGCCGGCGCCCCAGGCTGGAG GTCACGGGAATATCTTCAGCTGCTGTCAGAATGATAACCTGCGTGGCCTGCCGCTATCCTTCTTCATGATTCACATCCTGGGCGGGATGGTGCTCTTCATGAGCGATGGCATTGTG ggCGCCTATGCCGGCTTTGTCTTCACGTATGCCACCAAGCCGCCCATTGGTCTCGTCCCTAAGGCAGCCGGCTACTTACCCAGCATTTTCTGGGCGGCCATCACGGCAGGTCGGCTGCTCTCCATCCCTCTCTCGTACCGTTTCCCAGTGGTGAGACTGCTCATCTTCAACCTG GCGGGCACAATCGTCACCgtcttgctgctgctgatccTCCCCAACAGTAGAGCAATGTTGTACGTCGGCACCTGTTTGTGTGGGCTTTTTCTCAGCAGCATCTTCCCGTGCATGCTGGCCTACACCGAGGACATCCTCGATTACCAGGGTACGCCCGAGACcac GATGCGCTACCTCGGTGCTGGTGACCAGCGCGGGAATGGGAGAGATGGTCATGACGGTTCTGGTGGGCTCT ATTATCGAGACGAACGGCAGCTACAGCTTTCTTCTGTGTGGCGTGATTATCGCCAGCCTTGGGTTGCTCATTTTTCTGGCGCTGCTCTTCTTCCATCGGCTGCACAGAAACTACCTCACAG GAACGACAAGAAAATCGGCCATGGTGGAGGAAGAAACGCCAGGAGCGAGTGGCTCGCCCGCAGCTGA
- the LOC119119712 gene encoding N-fatty-acyl-amino acid synthase/hydrolase PM20D1.2-like isoform X1, with amino-acid sequence MMIQLLKLLLGTGLAAVVILFTIASIRTLSLDVNAGVELGRWPTPRESISLDIDQRRREELLTRFQEAIRIPTVSFSATERNTTALLHFNSFLRRAFPTLFTSSSVHHQVVANYSHLFWVPGSQPDLAPYLLLAHIDVVPATESDGWLAPPFSAQERDGFIYGRGTIDDKGSLMGILQALEYLLMKGYAPRRGFYIGLGHDEEVGGQQGAQTMARLLKRRNVRLSFVLDEGLAVLDGVIGGLRGPAALIGVSEKGLASVRLSVSTLPGHASMPSRQSSIGILAAAVQRLEDNPMPMLFGSGPERQTFEHLAHKFGLPLRFILSNLWLFSPLVGRFLEQKPDSNAFVRTTTAVTIFKAGVKSNIMPSMAEAHVNLRIHSAQSLREVLDLIRSTVGDPRVEVELIEGFDPLPVSSFDEKSFGFQMVKKSILDLFPTVAVAPGICVGNTDSRHFKDLSDDIYRFAPLWFKPGDAERFHGIDERISQKNYEELVVFYSRLIQNADIGELPEPHASSHEL; translated from the exons ATGATGATCCAACTTTTGAAACTTCTCCTGGGTACCGGATTGGCTGCTGTTGTCATCCTGTTTACGATCGCGTCCATCCGAACGCTGTCACTGGACGTCAATGCGGGAGTTGAACTGGGCCGCTGGCCGACGCCGAGGGAGTCCATCTCGCTCGATATCGACCAGCGGAGACGAGAAGAACTCCTGACTCGCTTTCAAG AGGCCATTCGGATCCCCACCGTGTCCTTCTCGGCCACGGAGCGCAACACCACTGCACTGCTGCACTTCAACTCGTTTCTGCGAAGAG CCTTCCCAACACTCTTCACCTCCAGCTCGGTCCATCACCAAGTGGTGGCCAACTACAGCCACCTGTTTTGGGTGCCGGGATCGCAGCCCGACCTGGCGCCCTACCTGCTGTTGGCTCATATCGACGTGGTGCCTGCCACCGAGTCGGACGGCTGGTTGGCTCCGCCTTTTTCTGCCCAGGAGAGAGACGGTTTCATCTACGGCCGAGGGACCATCGACGACAAGGGCTCCTTGATG GGTATTCTGCAGGCCCTGGAATACTTGCTAATGAAAGGCTACGCACCGCGGCGAGGATTTTACATCGGTCTGGGCCACGACGAAGAA GTCGGCGGTCAGCAGGGAGCCCAGACCATGGCGCGACTGCTGAAGCGGCGTAACGTGCGCCTGTCCTTTGTCCTGGATGAGGGTCTGGCCGTGCTGGACGGCGTCATCGGCGGGCTCCGGGGCCCCGCCGCTTT GATCGGCGTGAGTGAGAAGGGGCTGGCCAGCGTCAGGCTGAGCGTGTCCACGCTTCCCGGCCACGCCTCCATGCCTTCCAGGCAGAGCAGCATCGGGATCTTGGCCGCCGCAGTTCAAAG ACTCGAGGACAACCCCATGCCCATGTTGTTTGGTTCTGGACCTGAACGGCAAACCTTTGAACACCTGGCTCACAAG TTTGGGCTGCCCTTGAGGTTCATCCTGTCAAATTTGTGGCTTTTTTCTCCACTTGTTGGCAG GTTTCTTGAACAAAAGCCAGATTCCAATGCCTTTGTACGGACGACGACCGCAGTCACAATCTTCAAGGCGGGTGTAAAG TCCAACATCATGCCTTCCATGGCCGAAGCCCACGTGAATCTACGAATCCACTCGGCGCAGTCTTTACGAGAG GTCCTGGACCTCATCCGCTCGACAGTCGGCGACCCCCGCGTCGAGGTGGAGCTCATCGAGGGCTTCGATCCGCTGCCCGTCAGCTCGTTCGACGAGAAATCCTTTGGCTTCCAGATGGTCAAGAAAAGCATCTTGGACCTGTTTCCCACCGTCGCGGTGGCTCCAG GCATCTGTGTGGGGAACACGGACAGTCGACACTTCAAAGATCTGAGCGACGACATTTACCGCTTCGCCCCTTTGTGGTTCAAACCGGGCGATGCCGAGAG GTTTCACGGCATCGACGAAAGGATTTCCCAGAAGAACTACGAGGAGCTTGTCGTCTTCTACTCCAGACTGATCCAAAACGCCGACATTGGCGAGCTTCCTGAGCCTCACGCTTCCAGCCATGAACTCTAG
- the LOC119119712 gene encoding N-fatty-acyl-amino acid synthase/hydrolase PM20D1.2-like isoform X2 has translation MMIQLLKLLLGTGLAAVVILFTIASIRTLSLDVNAGVELGRWPTPREPISLDIDQRRREELLTRFQEAIRIPTVSFSATERNTTALLHFNSFLRRAFPTLFTSSSVHHQVVANYSHLFWVPGSQPDLAPYLLLAHIDVVPATESDGWLAPPFSAQERDGFIYGRGTIDDKGSLMGILQALEYLLMKGYAPRRGFYIGLGHDEEVGGQQGAQTMARLLKRRNVRLSFVLDEGLAVLDGVIGGLRGPAALIGVSEKGLASVRLSVSTLPGHASMPSRQSSIGILAAAVQRLEDNPMPMLFGSGPERQTFEHLAHKFGLPLRFILSNLWLFSPLVGRFLEQKPDSNAFVRTTTAVTIFKAGVKSNIMPSMAEAHVNLRIHSAQSLREVLDLIRSTVGDPRVEVELIEGFDPLPVSSFDEKSFGFQMVKKSILDLFPTVAVAPGICVGNTDSRHFKDLSDDIYRFAPLWFKPGDAERFHGIDERISQKNYEELVVFYSRLIQNADIGELPEPHASSHEL, from the exons ATGATGATCCAACTTTTGAAACTTCTCCTGGGTACCGGATTGGCTGCTGTTGTCATCCTGTTTACGATCGCGTCCATCCGAACGCTGTCACTGGACGTCAATGCGGGAG TTGAACTGGGCCGCTGGCCGACGCCGAGGGAGCCCATCTCGCTCGATATCGACCAGCGGAGACGAGAGGAACTCCTGACTCGCTTTCAAG AGGCCATTCGGATCCCCACCGTGTCCTTCTCGGCCACGGAGCGCAACACCACTGCACTGCTGCACTTCAACTCGTTTCTGCGAAGAG CCTTCCCAACACTCTTCACCTCCAGCTCGGTCCATCACCAAGTGGTGGCCAACTACAGCCACCTGTTTTGGGTGCCGGGATCGCAGCCCGACCTGGCGCCCTACCTGCTGTTGGCTCATATCGACGTGGTGCCTGCCACCGAGTCGGACGGCTGGTTGGCTCCGCCTTTTTCTGCCCAGGAGAGAGACGGTTTCATCTACGGCCGAGGGACCATCGACGACAAGGGCTCCTTGATG GGTATTCTGCAGGCCCTGGAATACTTGCTAATGAAAGGCTACGCACCGCGGCGAGGATTTTACATCGGTCTGGGCCACGACGAAGAA GTCGGCGGTCAGCAGGGAGCCCAGACCATGGCGCGACTGCTGAAGCGGCGTAACGTGCGCCTGTCCTTTGTCCTGGATGAGGGTCTGGCCGTGCTGGACGGCGTCATCGGCGGGCTCCGGGGCCCCGCCGCTTT GATCGGCGTGAGTGAGAAGGGGCTGGCCAGCGTCAGGCTGAGCGTGTCCACGCTTCCCGGCCACGCCTCCATGCCTTCCAGGCAGAGCAGCATCGGGATCTTGGCCGCCGCAGTTCAAAG ACTCGAGGACAACCCCATGCCCATGTTGTTTGGTTCTGGACCTGAACGGCAAACCTTTGAACACCTGGCTCACAAG TTTGGGCTGCCCTTGAGGTTCATCCTGTCAAATTTGTGGCTTTTTTCTCCACTTGTTGGCAG GTTTCTTGAACAAAAGCCAGATTCCAATGCCTTTGTACGGACGACGACCGCAGTCACAATCTTCAAGGCGGGTGTAAAG TCCAACATCATGCCTTCCATGGCCGAAGCCCACGTGAATCTACGAATCCACTCGGCGCAGTCTTTACGAGAG GTCCTGGACCTCATCCGCTCGACAGTCGGCGACCCCCGCGTCGAGGTGGAGCTCATCGAGGGCTTCGATCCGCTGCCCGTCAGCTCGTTCGACGAGAAATCCTTTGGCTTCCAGATGGTCAAGAAAAGCATCTTGGACCTGTTTCCCACCGTCGCGGTGGCTCCAG GCATCTGTGTGGGGAACACGGACAGTCGACACTTCAAAGATCTGAGCGACGACATTTACCGCTTCGCCCCTTTGTGGTTCAAACCGGGCGATGCCGAGAG GTTTCACGGCATCGACGAAAGGATTTCCCAGAAGAACTACGAGGAGCTTGTCGTCTTCTACTCCAGACTGATCCAAAACGCCGACATTGGCGAGCTTCCTGAGCCTCACGCTTCCAGCCATGAACTCTAG
- the LOC119119736 gene encoding chitinase-3-like protein 1: MTASQAAEAKFPAFKGLRNANLKTILEVNLMLRPTIVQDMLVDAAHRLTFIQSAISYLRTHGFDGINILWLNANNGQVTKTHYTSFVQEFRVKINAETNPSGPDALLLTASVASRIVDIQRSYDVVPVATAVDFLNVMTSDMTAYFGQKTPSFQTPGASFQSASFAMTYWKTASALPGKLNMGIGVFGRVFTLDPSCQVEPVQGSLSDLPAGIWSRYEVCSSSASADIWFAFDNQDDIDAKVQFIQSEGLAGAFVVSMDLDDFDGNSCTDTNDLHGPYAVTDRVHAQLNTPVNSPVNQPV; encoded by the exons ATGACGGCCTCACAGGCTGCCGAAGCAAAATTTCCAGCCTTCAAAGGCCTAAG AAATGCAAACCTGAAAACCATTTTGGAGGTCAACTTGATGCTTCGACCAACCAT AGTCCAAGACATGCTGGTTGACGCCGCACACAGGCTGACCTTTATCCAGTCTGCAATCAGCTACTTGAGAACACATGGCTTTGACGGCATCAACATCTTGTGGCTGAACGCAAACAACGGCCAAGTGACAAAGACCCATTACACGTCCTTCGTGCAG GAATTCCGAGTTAAAATCAACGCAGAGACAAATCCAAGTGGACCAGACGCACTACTGCTCACCGCTAGCGTGGCCTCTCGGATCGTGGACATCCAGAGGAGCTATGATGTCGTGCCTGTGGCCAC TGCCGTCGACTTCCTGAACGTGATGACGTCAGACATGACCGCGTACTTTGGGCAAAAGACGCCGTCTTTCCAAACGCCGGGAGCCTCCTTCCAGTCGGCC TCCTTCGCAATGACATACTGGAAGACGGCGAGCGCGCTACCCGGAAAGCTCAACATGGGAATCGGAGTGTTTGGACGCGTTTTCACTTTGGACCCCTCGTGCCAGGTTGAGCCGGTGCAGGGCAGCCTGAGCGATTTACCCGCCGGCATTTGGTCCCGTTATGAG GTGTGCTCTTCCTCCGCTTCAGCAGATATTTGGTTTGCCTTTGACAACCAAGATGACATTGATGCAAAG GTGCAATTCATTCAAAGCGAAGGCCTTGCCGGAGCCTTTGTCGTGTCTATGGACCTGGATGACTTTGACGGAAACTCCTGCACCGACACCAACGATCTGCACGGACCTTATGCCGTCACCGATCGTGTGCACGCCCAATTAAACACCCCCGTAAACTCCCCCGTAAACCAGCCCGTCTAA